One Diabrotica virgifera virgifera chromosome 3, PGI_DIABVI_V3a genomic window carries:
- the LOC114342872 gene encoding prostatic acid phosphatase: protein MFRQLQLLALLFSAAFAASDLSDLDKAASDQLVAVVQLFRHGHRTPTEFFTNDQYSDLSKYWGGVDLGQLTNLGKQQHYELGQFTRKRYSKWLPKRYDKADFYAQTTDVDRTHMSGQTNLYSLYPAKEDQVWRRQTDWQPIPLHPADSNIWETFPSCAAYTTELAKVLASDLYKAIDKQYAEVYSYLSRYSGENITTLSKVYPVFDSLKSESTAGLRLPRWASKIYPEPLTQLMGYYFHSMVFTTKQQRYFSGTLLNSILNYFDNKINGSVTQQFKMYSGHDTNVAGLLSSLNAFNPPSPPEFASSVYFELRNISGYYFVNVWSKDGSNFKEVSIRGCALDCPLNEVRQRLNEIVLDVDTRTEECSAETTFETLAAKNMYNKLIETGEIERLKSKF, encoded by the exons ATGTTCCGTCAGCTTCAGCTCTTAGCCCTTTTATTTTCAGCCGCGTTTGCTGCATCAGATCTATCTGATTTGGATAAAGCTGCATCCGATCAGTTGGTGGCTGTCGTTCAG TTATTTAGACATGGACACAGAACTCCTACGGAATTTTTCACAAATGACCAATATTCTGATTTATCAAAATATTGGGGTGGCGTTGACTTAGGACAGCTAACAAAT CTGGGAAAACAACAGCACTATGAGCTAGGACAATTTACTAGGAAAAGATATAGTAAATGGCTGCCAAAGAGATATGACAAAGCTGATTTCTACGCCCAGACTACAGATGTAGATCGAACACATATGTCAGGACAAACAAATCTATACTCACTATATCCAGCCAAAGAAGATCAAGTATGGAGAAGGCAAACTGATTGGCAGCCCATTCCACTACATCCAGccgattccaatatctgggaaaCATTCCCCAGCTGTGCTGCTTATACAACAGAATTAGCCAAAGTTCTTGCGTCTGATTTGTATAAAGCTATAGATAAACAATATGCAGAGGTATATTCATATTTATCACGCTATTCAGGTGAAAATATTACAACTCTATCAAAAGTGTACCCCGTGTTCGACAGTCTGAAAAGTGAATCTACTGCTGGTCTTCGTCTTCCACGGTGGGCTTCAAAGATATATCCAGAGCCACTAACACAACTGATGGGATATTATTTCCATTCAATGGTTTTCACCACTAAACAACAGCGATATT TTTCAGGAACTCTTCTGAATTCGATTCTAAACTATTTTGACAACAAAATAAATGGTTCAGTAACCCAACAGTTCAAAATGTACAGCGGGCATGACACAAATGTTGCAGGTCTGTTGAGCTCGCTTAATGCGTTTAATCCACCTTCTCCTCCAGAATTTGCGAGCAGTGTATACTTCGAATTAAGAAACATTTCAGGATACTATTTTGTAAACGTATGGAGCAAAGACGGATCCAACTTCAAAGAGGTATCTATAAGGGGATGTGCTCTGGATTGTCCTTTAAATGAAGTTAGACAAAGGTTGAATGAGATAGTTCTAGATGTTGATACCAGAACCGAAGAGTGTAGTGCCGAAACGACATTCGAAACTCTTGCAGCCAAAAATATGTACAATAAGCTTATTGAAACTGGTGAAATTGAACGTCTTAAAagcaaattttaa